The Solea senegalensis isolate Sse05_10M linkage group LG9, IFAPA_SoseM_1, whole genome shotgun sequence genome has a segment encoding these proteins:
- the LOC122774748 gene encoding uncharacterized protein LOC122774748 isoform X1, with product MMQKDQPKNIKDGKRKKTLTKEKVKTKAGTVSQDPPITTNPQDSLLLLKGHKQPQLKVYKLDPSKASSQTPEASSPHESQTMPQQNKDNTFPTSDSTNDQNAECTKKGGRPKKNQKALSLLSSLQVSCQPLEMQPTKPKTTRKRKASSKIETEGVITSKRALECKDCGERFSELSSLQEHKATVHIIESPGLTYTNGNIFEGVSSLDFYQLPKQPNKLDGVNAAADWDTEPELVDVALEERERIVSFPALIPSPSLPVPLPDVEVSSYENKSGSKTAVDDQSLEVNSPSNQLTNSEMSPNLTSESSLSNSAKQNMLETAEPLASVEAKQDKVTQKHPSSESEVQSNTDEDIKDNLLLEVDLVTVGEQNERDDPISPQESFTQNSLKGTCFSEGGSAETISAPGQAVEKTMEKTLTSVSCSTHQVKIKEEEEEMLLQKTKGWKGTVTKKAPWGRTGEKGHLKRGVTSKVVLRGDSVRGTELEKEQDECQVVYEKHPMNSDTEIHEEVETGIKLPQPEPSPNLEAKKAPAPDPVACLPLAPSAVDESPEERVVVELESVTTSVEEVMHEGGLRGEEEHDGEIDQSPCIILEKFLTSRQRVSADKELSPMTASDNPRRGLDSIVEVEVQVHGSQEIKVEESMTDPMLFVPTCQNRKSTSVQQQHQHDIRSVLVKEERSLMLSEAHASQGSSRIRWNVEPVNNENTATPLMQSEETSECCITPEFNTNQCIFYPVKEEEREVLLEATETSRGSLTPEISSANQQTEPQSADSSLCKYWLSSSVLPNPGPQGTLPCVLHGLGNAEFYFIIKDNWRKIMLMLKTDEGSHSSQDHQDIRGFSSDFADGQVDADAEWPNPPDLRDFLLQSSDEEEMGAFEPSDPQLDSEDAVLAYFYKNKINDARQPAQALENVLISTSQLQDPRDQNRTRQPIDYFSTYFGWDTWVDIANCTNKLSRKPNSISAREVAQFVGIHIAMGTLKFPSPRLYWEDLTKVPLIADAMPLPRFLELSYMLKLASPKEDPVDSQCVVSQHADRQRQCDKPNDLNYSKAQTDPLWKVQPILCRFNAGCQALRREGDYAVDQYLLPLTGKLHSNKFSLHCTTLLGFGGLLLHVDLKLNLSDKEDAVEKMAPKGSMLFLCKQELSTPAMLERLLVAGVHGAGRVGGAQGQIGDEFVSSDGKLMLRRSHCGFILSTAGNGQRNMASLIDNFEKAQMLARFNRELRNLYPIPLTASAPTCWPQAVLWYITDLALVNSWLQYRQDHRLSSAPLTLMAFRLEVSKALILSSSCDTQDSVPPQPPTEKSQTTNETPNPSLVEESPLPDAATRYDGSGHWPEQLGEGEGGRCSFGDCQRTSRVLCLKCCVFLCISRNHNCFLDFHNQGSNGKE from the exons ATGATGCAAAAAGATCAGCCTAAGAATATAAAGGATGGTAAGAGAAAGAAAACCCTGACAaaggaaaaagtaaaaacaaaagcaggtaCAGTGTCACAAGATCCACCTATAACCACTAACCCTCAAGACTCTCTACTTTTACTCAAAGGTCATAAACAGCCCCAGTTGAAAGTTTACAAGTTAGACCCTTCAAAAGCATCAAGTCAGACACCAGAGGCTTCTTCACCTCACGAGTCCCAAACAATGCCCCAACAGAATAAAGACAACACATTCCCAACAAGTGATTCTACAAATGATCAAAATGCAGAGTGTACAAAGAAAGGAGGAAGACCAAAAAAGAACCAGAAAGCTCTTTCGTTGTTGTCTTCACTACAGGTTTCCTGTCAACCACTGGAGATGCAACCCACCAAGCCGAAGACCACTAGGAAACGCAAAGCCTCTTCAAAAATAGAGACTGAAGGAGTGATAACTTCCAAACGTGCTTTAGAGTGTAAGGACTGTGGGGAGAGATTTAGTGAACTCTCATCCCTTCAGGAGCACAAGGCAACAGTTCATATCATTGAGAGTCCTGGTCTCACTTATACCAATGGAAACATCTTTGAAGGGGTCTCCAGCCTGGATTTTTATCAGCTTCCAAAACAGCCTAATAAGCTTGATGGGGTGAATGCTGCTGCAGACTGGGATACTGAGCCTGAGTTGGTTGATGTGGCTTTAGAGGAACGAGAGCGAATCGTCTCTTTTCCAGCTTTGATTCCATCCCCGTCTTTACCCGTCCCTCTTCCAGATGTTGAAGTAAGTTCTTATGAAAATAAGTCTGGTAGTAAGACAGCAGTAGATGATCAGTCTTTAGAAGTCAACTCACCATCTAATCAATTAACAAACAGTGAGATGTCTCCAAATTTAACATCTGAATCCTCTTTAAGTAACTCAGCTAAGCAAAACATGTTGGAGACAGCAGAGCCTTTGGCATCAGTTGAAGCCAAGCAAGATAAAGTTACCCAGAAGCATCCCAGCTCAGAATCTGAAGTTCAGTCAAACACGGATGAAGACATTAAAGATAATTTACTTCTTGAGGTAGATTTAGTAACTGTTGGGGAGCAGAATGAAAGAGATGATCCAATTTCACCTCAAGAAAGTTTTACTCAAAACAGTTTAAAGGGAACTTGTTTTTCTGAGGGTGGAAGCGCTGAAACAATTTCAGCACCTGGGCAAGCTGTTGAAAAAACTATGGAAAAAACGTTAACCTCTGTGTCATGCTCCACTCATCAAGTAAAGataaaggaagaagaggaagaaatgtTACTCCAGAAGACTAAAGGTTGGAAAGGAACTGTAACAAAGAAGGCTCCATGGGGGAGGACAGGAGAAAAGGGACATCTAAAAAGAGGAGTGACATCTAAGGTAGTTTTACGTGGGGATAGTGTTAGAGGAACAGAATTGGAGAAAGAACAAGATGAATGTCAGGTAGTTTATGAAAAACATCCCATGAACTCTGATACTGAAATTCATGAAGAAGTTGAGACTGGCATTAAGCTGCCACAGCCAGAACCCAGTCCTAACCTGGAGGCCAAGAAAGCCCCTGCTCCTGATCCTGTTGCATGTTTGCCTTTGGCGCCCTCTGCAGTAGACGAATCTCCTGAAGAACGGGTTGTGGTTGAGCTGGAGTCTGTTACTACTAGTGTTGAGGAAGTAATGCATGAAGGAGGGCTACGGGGAGAAGAGGAGCATGATGGAGAGATTGACCAGTCTCCATGCATTATACTGGAGAAGTTCCTCACCTCTAGGCAGAGAGTGAGTGCTGACAAAGAGCTGTCCCCAATGACTGCAAGTGACAATCCAAGACGA GGATTGGATAGCATTGTCGAGGTTGAAGTACAAGTCCATGGGAGCCAGGAGATCAAGGTGGAAGAGAGTATGACGGATCCAATGCTGTTTGTACCTACCTGTCAAAATAGAAAGAGCACAAGTGTCCAGCAACAACACCAACATGATATAAGGAGTGTTCtggtgaaagaggagagaagcCTAATGCTAAGTGAGGCTCATGCCTCACAGGGCAGCAGTCGCATCAGATGGAATGTGGAGCCAGTGAATAATGAAAACACTGCCACTCCAT TAATGCAGAGTGAGGAGACAAGTGAGTGTTGCATCACACCAGAGTTCAACACCAACCAGTGTATCTTCTACCCAgtgaaggaggaagagagggaggttCTATTGGAAGCCACTGAGACCAGCAGAGGTAGTTTAACCCCAGAGATATCCAGTGCTAACCAACAGACTGAGCCTCAAAGTGCAGATAGTTCTTTATGTAAGTATTGGTTATCTAGTTCAGTGTTGCCCAACCCTGggcctcagggaacactgccctgcgtGTTGCATGGGTTGGGAAACGCTGAATTCTACTTCATCATCAAAGATAATTGGAGAAAAATAATGTTGATGTTAAAAACAGATGAAGGGAGCCATTCCTCACAGGACCACCAGGACATAAGAGGTTTCTCCAGTGACTTTGCTGATGGACAAG TTGATGCAGATGCTGAGTGGCCTAATCCACCAGACCTCCGGGACTTTCTCCTGCAAAGTTCTGATGAAGAGGAAATGGGTGCTTTTGAACCATCTGACCCTCAGCTTGACTCAGAAGACGCAGTATTGGCTTATTTCTACAAGAACAAGATCAACGATGCACGACAACCAGCTCAAGCATTAGAAAA tgttttaatttcaacaaGCCAGCTCCAAGACCCAAGAGATCAAAACAGGACCAGGCAGCCCATTGATTACTTCTCCACTTATTTTGGTTGGGATACCTGGGTGGACATTGCCAACTGCACAAATAAACTATCAAGAAAGCCAAACTCCATCTCAGCAAGAGAGGTTGCACAATTTGTTGGGATCCATATTGCAATGGGAACTTTAAAG tttcccAGTCCAAGACTCTACTGGGAGGACTTGACTAAAGTACCCTTAATTGCTGATGCCATGCCACTTCCACGTTTCCTCGAGCTGTCTTATATGTTGAAACTAGCTTCTCCAAAAGAAGATCCAGTCGACAGTCAATGTGTAGTTTCTCAGCATGCTGACAGGCAAAGACAATGTGACAAGCCAAATGATTTGAACTACTCCAAAGCACAGACTGATCCCCTGTGGAAGGTTCAGCCCATTCTGTGTCGTTTCAATGCAGGGTGCCAGGCACTGAGAAGAGAAGGTGACTATGCAGTGGATCAGTATCTACTTCCCTTGACTGGAAAGCTGCACAGTAACaaattttctctccactgcacTACATTACTTGGATTTGGTGGTTTACTCTTACATGTGGATCTTAAACTGAATCTATCGGATAAAGAAGATGCTGTCGAAAAAATGGCCCCAAAAGGTAGCATGTTGTTTCTTTGCAAACAGGAACTCTCCACTCCTGCAATGCTAGAACGTCTGCTTGTTGCTGGGGTTCATGGTGCAGGCAGGGTGGGGGGAGCACAAGGACAGATCGGGGACGAGTTTGTAAGCTCAGATGGGAAGCTGATGTTACGCAGATCACACTGTGGCTTCATACTTTCTACTGCGGGGAACGGTCAGAGGAACATGGCTTCTCTCATTGACAACTTTGAGAAGGCCCAGATGTTGGCTCGATTCAACAGAGAGTTGCGAAATCTTTACCCAATTCCACTCACTGCCTCTGCCCCAACCTGTTGGCCTCAAGCAGTGCTGTGGTATATAACAGATCTAGCTCTGGTTAACTCCTGGCTCCAGTACCGACAGGATCATAGGTTATCTTCTGCACCTTTGACTCTCATGGCCTTCAGATTAGAGGTGTCCAAAGCTTTGATCCTCTCAAGCAGCTGTGATACCCAGGACTCTGTTCCTCCTCAACCACCCACAGAGAAGTCCCAAACAACAAATGAGACCCCCAATCCCAGCCTGGTGGAAGAAAGTCCTCTGCCAGATGCAGCCACGCGGTATGATGGTTCAGGCCACTGGCCAGAGCAGCttggggagggagagggaggcagGTGTAGTTTTGGAGACTGTCAAAGAACATCTCGAGTGCTATGCCTTAAGTGCTGTGTCTTTCTTTGTATTTCACGTAACCACAACTGTTTTTTGGATTTCCATAATCAAGGGAGTAATGGAAAAGAGTAG